The genomic window TAAAATGGTTTAGAGTATATTGTTATATTCAAAATATATTCTTGAGTATTAAAAATTGTTTGACAATTATATTGATATATTGTAATATATCAATATATCAATATAATTTATGAGGTGAAAAAATTGGATAATAATTTTGAAAAATATAATGAGATAGCCGAGTTATTAAAAATATTAGCTCACCCTGTTCGATTATGTATAGTTAGAGGATTACTTGAAAAAGGAAATTGTAATGTAAGCACAATGCAGCATTGCCTTGACATTCCACAACCTACAGTTTCAACTCATCTTCAAAAATTAAAAACTGCAGGAATAATAGAAGGTGAACGTAAAGGATTAGAGGTAAGTTATAAATTATGCAGTGATAAAGTAGTTAAACTTATAAATTTATTATTTGAAGATTAAATGATATTTTAAGAAATGGTTTATGATCTATAATTTAAAATAAAAACTGAGGATTAAACTATAAGCAAAACTGTGGAGGTAATGATATTATGAATAAAAAAGTGTTAATTATTGGAGGGGTCGCTGGAGGAGCTTCTGCTGCTGCAAGACTTAGAAGATTAGATGAAAACACTGAAATTATTTTATTTGAAAGAGGAAGTCATATATCTTTTGCTAATTGCGGCCTTCCTTACTATATAGGAGGATCAATTCAAGAGAGAGAAAATCTTTTAGTATCTACTCCTGAGGATATGAAAGATAAATTTAATATAGATGTAAGAATTAAAAGTGAAGTTGTAAATATAGACACTGATAAAAAAGAAGTTACTGTTAATAATTTTGACAAAGGAACTTATACAGAAAAATATGATTATTTAATATTATCCCCTGGAGCTAAGCCAATAAAACCTAGTATCTCTGGAATAGAAAGTAAAAACATATTTACTTTAAGGAATATGGAAGATACGGATAAAATTAAAGAGTATGTAAGTAAAAATAAATTAGATTCAGCTGTAGTTATTGGCGGAGGATTTATAGGAGTTGAGATGGCTGAAAATCTAAATGAAATTGGTGTTAAAGTTACTTTAGTTGAGGCAGCTTCTCATATACTTGCTCCTTTTGATGAGGATATGGTTACTATAGCTGAAAAAGAGCTTCAAGACCACAATATTAATTTAGTTTTAGATAATGGAGTTAAATCTTTTACTGATAAAGAAAATAAAATAGATGTTCTTTTAAATGATGATACAGAATTAATAGCTGATATAGTTATATTAGCTATAGGAGTAACACCAGATGTGAGCTTTTTGAAAAATACTTTATTAGAATTTGGACCTAAAGGTCATATTATAGTAAATGAAAATTTAGAAACTAATATTAAAGATGTTTATGCTGTTGGAGATGCTGTAGAAGTTGTTGATTTTATAAATGGTCAAAAAACAGCTGTTCCTTTGGCAGGACCTGCTAATAAACAAGGAAGAATAGCAGCAGATAATATTTGTGGAATAAAAACGACTTATAAGGGAACTCAAGGTACTTCTATACTAAAAGTATGTGATCTTACTTGTGCAGCCACAGGGAATAATGAAAGAATCCTTAAGAAGAACAATATATCTTATAAGATTATATATGTTTATCCTCAAAGTCATGCTTCTTACTATCCTGGTGCCACTCCAATAACATTAAAGTTGATTTTTAATGGTGAAGGCAGAATATTAGGTGCACAAGCTATTGGCTATGAGGGCGTAGATAAAAGAATAGATGATATAGCAACAGTTATAAGATTAAAAGGTTCTGTAACTGATTTAACAGAATTAGAATTAAGTTATGCACCACCTTATTCTTCTGCTAAAGATCCTGTGAATATAGCTGGATATTATGCTGAAGATATATTAACAGAGAAATCAGAAGTTATACTTCCAAGAGAAATAAAGAATAGAGATAAAGAGTCTACAATAATTTTGGATGTTAGAACAGACCTAGAGCGAGAAAATGGAGCTATAGAAGGAGATATTCATATTCCTCTTCAACAATTAAGAGGTAGGTTAAATGAGTTAGATAAAAACAAGGAAATATGGGCATATTGCCAAATTGGTCTTAGAGGTTATATAGCTGAAAGATTACTAAAACAAAAAGGATTTAAGGCAAAGAATATTACAGGAGGCTATAAACAATTTATGGCAGAAAAATTTAAACCTAAGAAGATAAATCATTCTGAAAAAATGATTGCTAGTATAGAAAATCCTAAAATAAGCAATGGAATAGTTAAAAATTTAGATGCTTGTGGGTTAAGCTGTCCTGGTCCATTAATGAGAGTTAAGGCTGCAGTAGATGAATTAAAACCTGGTGATACTTTAAATGTATCGGCTTCTGATCCAGGGTTTTATGAAGATATAAAAGCTTGGTGCAGAAAAACAAATACAGAGCTTTTAGGTTTAAACAAAGAAAAAGGTATAATTAAAGCTTCTTTAAAGAAGTGTGAAAAAGATGTATCTTCATCGATACAAGAAACAGCAGTTTCTACGAACACTAAAGATTCTCAAACTATGGTTGTATTTAGTGGTGACTTAGATAAAGCAATAGCTTCATTTATAATAGCTAATGGTGCTGCTGCTATGGGCAAAAAAGTCACTATGTTCTTTACATTTTGGGGAATAAATATTATTAGAAAAAATGAACATGTTCCAGTTAAAAAGAATTTTATTGAAACAATGTTTGGAAAAATGATGCCAAGAGGAAGTGAAAAGTTAAAATTATCAAATATGAACATGGGTGGAATGGGTGCTAAAATGATCAAAGGCATAATGAAAAAACACAATGTACATTCCTTGGAAGAACTCATACAATCAGCTATTGACAATGGAGTTGAAATAGTTGCATGCCAAATGTCTATGGAACTTTTAGGATTAAGAAAGGAAGAATTAATAGATAATGTTAAGCTGGCAGGTGTAGGTTACTACCTTGGAGAAGCTGATCAATCTAATATAAATTTATTTATATAATAGGTATGTTTAAAAAATTTGTTGAGTTTATATAATTTCAAAAAGAGCATTCTTTTAAAACTGAACCATATATAAAATTAGTATTTAGTAATGGATTTTATCAAATAAGAGATTAAAACAAAAATTAGTATAAAAAAGAATCATATAGAAACTTTTAAAAGTTTCTATATGATTCTTTTAGTTTTAAAATCTTCTTCTACGTCTTCTGTTGCTATTTCTTGAAATAGCTTTTACGAGTAAAGTAATTAATAGAATAACAACAACAACAGCACCAACTAAACCTATATATAAGAGAATGTTTTGTTTTACAATACTTCCTGAAGAGATAGTTGGATATAATTCATATTTTTTTATTGCATTTCTTTCTTTAATCACAAGATTACCAGCACTAGTATCTTTATCAAGCTTACCAACTTTCAAATTAGAAAATTCAAAATCTGTTTTTGCTTCTGCTTTATTAATGTCATTATCATAATATTCTACGTCTTTTTTTACTACTAAAGGTACTTGAATTTCTTTTTCAGGTCCTATAAATTTAAGAGGTTTATATTTTAAAGTTACTTTTTTTACTTCAGTATTTGCTTTGTATAAAGGAACCCTTTTAGCAGCGTAACTCCAATTTATTATTTTAGCCATATCATTAAATACATATGTATCTTTAGCATCATAAAGAGACTTCATTACAACACCGCAAAGCTTTCTTCCGTCTTTTTCAAATATAGCTACAAGACATCTTCCGGATTTTGATGTATAACCTGTTTTACCTCCAATACAAACAGCATTAGATGCAGGTTGTTGATTTAAATCTATTCCTGTTTTGTCAGCTAATGCAGTATCTATTTTGGTTCCAAGTAATTTATTTCTATTTGTTATGTAAGCAATTGTTCCATTAGAAATTTCAATTTTGTCTTGTTTGATATTCATTACTTTTTTAACCCATGGATTTTTGTAAGCTTCTTTAGCTATTACGCTTAAATCGTAAGCTGAAGTATAATGATTATTTATTCCATTATCTAATCCATTAGGAGTTACAAAATGAGTGTTTTTTAAACCAAGTTGTTTTATTTTATTATTCATCATTTCTTCAAACTTCTCAGGAGTTCCACCAACACTCTCAGCTATCATGTATGCAGCATCATTTGCTGAGAAAAGTAAAAGTGATTTCATTACATCATCAGCAGTCATTGTATCATTAGTTGTGATTTTGCTTTTTCCAACTAAATCATATAAAGCATACTGAGGTTGTTTTGCAGCTGTTGGAGTATATTTAATGATGTCTGTAGGTTTTTTGTTCTCTGCAAATAACAATGCTGTTAAAAGTTTTGTAGTACTTGCAGGATACATTGGAGATTCATCTATGCCTTTTGCATATATAATTTCTCCAGTTTCAACATCGATTACTATGCCAGTTTTACCATATATATGTGGTAAATCAGCATTAGCTGCAAATGCGTTAATAGAGAATACTAGTAAAAAAGTTAAAGTCAATAATA from Clostridium sp. MB40-C1 includes these protein-coding regions:
- a CDS encoding helix-turn-helix transcriptional regulator gives rise to the protein MDNNFEKYNEIAELLKILAHPVRLCIVRGLLEKGNCNVSTMQHCLDIPQPTVSTHLQKLKTAGIIEGERKGLEVSYKLCSDKVVKLINLLFED
- a CDS encoding FAD-dependent oxidoreductase, with the protein product MNKKVLIIGGVAGGASAAARLRRLDENTEIILFERGSHISFANCGLPYYIGGSIQERENLLVSTPEDMKDKFNIDVRIKSEVVNIDTDKKEVTVNNFDKGTYTEKYDYLILSPGAKPIKPSISGIESKNIFTLRNMEDTDKIKEYVSKNKLDSAVVIGGGFIGVEMAENLNEIGVKVTLVEAASHILAPFDEDMVTIAEKELQDHNINLVLDNGVKSFTDKENKIDVLLNDDTELIADIVILAIGVTPDVSFLKNTLLEFGPKGHIIVNENLETNIKDVYAVGDAVEVVDFINGQKTAVPLAGPANKQGRIAADNICGIKTTYKGTQGTSILKVCDLTCAATGNNERILKKNNISYKIIYVYPQSHASYYPGATPITLKLIFNGEGRILGAQAIGYEGVDKRIDDIATVIRLKGSVTDLTELELSYAPPYSSAKDPVNIAGYYAEDILTEKSEVILPREIKNRDKESTIILDVRTDLERENGAIEGDIHIPLQQLRGRLNELDKNKEIWAYCQIGLRGYIAERLLKQKGFKAKNITGGYKQFMAEKFKPKKINHSEKMIASIENPKISNGIVKNLDACGLSCPGPLMRVKAAVDELKPGDTLNVSASDPGFYEDIKAWCRKTNTELLGLNKEKGIIKASLKKCEKDVSSSIQETAVSTNTKDSQTMVVFSGDLDKAIASFIIANGAAAMGKKVTMFFTFWGINIIRKNEHVPVKKNFIETMFGKMMPRGSEKLKLSNMNMGGMGAKMIKGIMKKHNVHSLEELIQSAIDNGVEIVACQMSMELLGLRKEELIDNVKLAGVGYYLGEADQSNINLFI
- a CDS encoding D-alanyl-D-alanine carboxypeptidase family protein, whose amino-acid sequence is MRRKLSTLLLTLTFLLVFSINAFAANADLPHIYGKTGIVIDVETGEIIYAKGIDESPMYPASTTKLLTALLFAENKKPTDIIKYTPTAAKQPQYALYDLVGKSKITTNDTMTADDVMKSLLLFSANDAAYMIAESVGGTPEKFEEMMNNKIKQLGLKNTHFVTPNGLDNGINNHYTSAYDLSVIAKEAYKNPWVKKVMNIKQDKIEISNGTIAYITNRNKLLGTKIDTALADKTGIDLNQQPASNAVCIGGKTGYTSKSGRCLVAIFEKDGRKLCGVVMKSLYDAKDTYVFNDMAKIINWSYAAKRVPLYKANTEVKKVTLKYKPLKFIGPEKEIQVPLVVKKDVEYYDNDINKAEAKTDFEFSNLKVGKLDKDTSAGNLVIKERNAIKKYELYPTISSGSIVKQNILLYIGLVGAVVVVILLITLLVKAISRNSNRRRRRRF